A window of the Lolium perenne isolate Kyuss_39 chromosome 7, Kyuss_2.0, whole genome shotgun sequence genome harbors these coding sequences:
- the LOC127316837 gene encoding protein S-acyltransferase 24, protein MASEIEVLEDTTTTTATAASPPPPLAPAEEDALKDDVYTAAAYGDLEKLQRLVEAEGRPVADPDGSGYHALQWAALNNRVAAAQYILEHGADVNAVDHTGQTALHWSSVRGHVQVAELLLKEGAKVDAADLYGYQATHVAAQYGQTTFIYHVVAKWNANPDVPDNDGRSPLHWAAYKGFADSIRLLLYLDAYRVRQDKEGCTPLHWAAIRGNLEACTVLVQAGKKEDLMVKDKTGLTPGQLAADKSHRQVAFFLDNARRVYDRGCNGNATFVKLSKLGLAPLLWCIAIVLLTTYIHSVIAGQYMIGMTASFGLFAWSGVFLATAGLVMFYKCSRKDPGYIGMNIRDSQNQRDDEPLLKTELDNPALLAGNWSQLCITCKIVRPVRSKHCSTCDRCVEQFDHHCPWVSNCIGKKNKWEFFMFITLEVLAMIITGSAAIIRTVRDTASPASFGDWLGYSVVYHTGAVAFFMMDLFIFFGVACLAVVQASQIARNITTNEMANSMRYSYLRGPGGRFRNPFDHGVRKNCSDFLLNGYHEDVERLQHASHADEEIGMIQMTSAVTQNGEGHSHHGNGTDHACVDSHASSNSQNQAGSSQCCDHSKKNDKTPFGLGMGLGRNSASRQYIRSLLPL, encoded by the exons ATGGCCTCGGAGATCGAGGTGCTCGAGGACACCACCACAACCACCGCCACCGcggcatcgccgccgccgcctctggcGCCAGCGGAGGAGGACGCGCTCAAGGACGACGTGTACACGGCGGCGGCCTACGGCGATCTGGAGAAGCTGCAGCGGCTGGTGGAGGCCGAGGGCCGCCCCGTCGCCGACCCCGACGGCAGCGGCTACCACGCGCTCCAGTGGGCCGCCCTCAACAACCGCGTCGCCGCCGCGCAGTACATCCTCGAG CATGGTGCAGATGTAAATGCCGTGGATCACACTGGGCAGACAGCACTTCACTGGAGTTCTGTACGTGGTCACGTGCAAGTTGCTGAACTACTTCTGAAAGAAGGAGCTAAGGTGGATGCTGCTGATTTATATGGCTATCAG GCTACACATGTTGCAGCTCAGTATGGACAGACCACATTTATTTATCATGTTGTTGCAAAATGGAATGCCAATCCAGATGTCCCTGACAACGATGGAAGAAGTCCATTGCACTG GGCTGCTTACAAGGGGTTTGCAGATTCTATACGTCTCCTTTTGTATTTGGATGCTTACAGGGTGCGGCAGGATAAGGAAG GTTGTACTCCTTTACATTGGGCTGCTATTCGGGGGAATCTGGAGGCGTGCACTGTGCTAGTTCAGGCTGGTAAAAAGGAGGACTTGATGGTGAAAGACAAAACTGGTTTAACTCCGGGACAACTTGCTGCTGATAAGAGTCATCGGCAAGTTGCATTTTTTCTT GACAATGCTAGAAGGGTATATGACAGAGGATGTAATGGGAATGCGACTTTTGTAAAGCTATCAAAATTAGGGCTTGCTCCTCTTCTTTGGTGTATTGCTATTGTCTTGCTTACTACATATATACACTCTGTTATAGCAG GACAATATATGATAGGTATGACAGCATCATTTGGGCTGTTTGCGTGGTCAGGAGTTTTCCTTGCAACTGCtgggttggtcatgttctataaaTGTAGCAG GAAAGATCCTGGCTACATAGGTATGAATATACGAGACTCACAGAATCAaagggatgat GAACCTTTGTTGAAGACGGAGTTAGACAATCCTGCACTTCTGGCTGGTAACTGGTCACAACTTTGTATAACATGCAAA ATTGTCAGACCTGTTCGTTCAAAACATTGCTCTACATGTGATCGCTGTGTTGAGCAGTTTGACCATCACTGCCCCTGGGTATCTAATTGCATCGGCAAG AAGAACAAATGGGAATTCTTCATGTTCATCACTCTAGAAGTTCTTGCAATGATCattactggttctgctgccattaTAA GGACTGTAAGAGACACAGCATCTCCAGCATCCTTTGGCGATTGGCTTGGCTATTCTGTTGTTTACCATACTGGGGCTGTTGCTTTTTTCATGAtggaccttttcattttctttggTGTTGCATGTCTAGCAGTAGTTCAAGCATCTCAG ATAGCAAGGAACATCACAACAAACGAGATGGCAAACTCCATGAGATACAGCTATCTAAGAGGTCCAGGTGGCAGATTCAGAAACCCGTTTGACCATGGGGTGCGTAAGAACTGCTCAGACTTCTTGTTGAATGGATACCATGAGGACGTCGAGCGGCTCCAGCATGCATCACACGCTGATGAGGAAATAGGAATGATACAGATGACAAGTGCAGTCACTCAGAATGGCGAGGGCCATTCACATCATGGTAATGGCACTGACCATGCCTGTGTTGATTCACATGCCAGTTCAAACTCTCAGAATCAAGCAGGTTCCTCTCAGTGCTGTGACCACAGTAAGAAGAATGATAAGACACCGTTTGGCCTAGGGATGGGCCTTGGACGAAACAGCGCTTCCCGGCAGTATATTCGATCTCTTCTCCCGTTGTGA
- the LOC127316841 gene encoding U3 small nucleolar RNA-associated protein 21 homolog — translation MGIFEPFRAIGYITTGGVPFSLQRLGTETFVTVSVGKAFHVYNCAKLNLVLAGPQLPKKIRALASFKEYTFAAYGSDIAVFKRTDLVVTWTRHEEKVNKLYLFGEYILSADAKGDIFIWAFRGADPSSDPVGNISLGEKFTPTCIMHPDTYLNKVIIGSEEGPLQLWNISTKKKLYDFKGWESPVRCCVSSPALDMVAVGCSDGTIHVHNIRYDEELMSFNHQIRGAVTALSFRTDGQPLLASGGSSGVISIWNLEKRRLHSVIREAHDGSIVSLHFFANEPILMSSAADNSIKMWIFDNNEGDARLLRFRSGHSAPPRCIRFYGNGKSILSAGQDRAFRLFSVVQDQQSRELSQRHVSKRAKKLKVKEAEIKLKPVIAFDCAEIRARDWCNVVTCHVDTPKAYVWRLQNFVIGEHILTPSSGSQSPIKACAISACGNFTVLGTEGGWIEKFNLQSGISRASYIDGSLALQSAHEGEVVGLACDATNGSLISAGYRGDIKVWDFKSCKLKSKFNVGKSVTKIAYHRANGLLATVADDMVLVLFDTVSLKMVRRFEGHTDRITDLCFSEDGKWLISSSMDGTLRIWDISLARQIDAMHVDVSITSVSMSPNMDVLATTHVDQNGVYLWINQALFSPSTNVDSYASGKHVRNVLLPTVSSAERSEEEESIQNSQDANQSNIKPFVITNHQIPNMITLSLLPRSQWQSLTNLDIIKVRNKPVEPPKKPEKAPFFLPSVPSLSGDILFDPPASKETDDSTTDGTSHKTMADLSSHFSQLLQSCGELQNYSAFTDYLKGLSPSSLDMELRMLQIIDDDDDDDEMEDEEEPRPELESISLLLDYFIHELSCRNNFEFVQAVLKLFLKIHGETIRRRSMLQDKVKKILDVQSLVWQKIDKMFQSTRCMVTFLSNSQF, via the exons ATGGGCATCTTCGAGCCGTTCCGCGCGATCGGCTACATCACCACCGGCGGCGTGCCCTTCTCCCTGCAGCGCCTCGGCACCGAGACCTTCGTCACCGTCAGCGTCGGCAAGGCCTTCCACGTCTACAAC TGCGCCAAGCTGAATCTGGTCCTTGCTG GACCTCAACTGCCCAAGAAGATCCGTGCTCTCGCATCCTTCAAGGAGTACACGTTCGCTGCGTATGGAAGTGATATAGCGGTCTTCAAAAGGACCGATCTG GTGGTTACCTGGACTAGACATGAAGAAAAGGTCAACAAGTTGTACCTGTTTGGAGAATACATTCTCAGTGCAGATGCTAAAGGTGATATATTTATCTGGGCCTTCAGAGGAGCTGACCCAAGCAGTGATCCTGTTGGTAACATATCATTGGGAGAAAAGTTCACTCCAACCTGCATCATGCATCCGGATACTTACCTAAATAAG GTCATTATTGGTAGTGAAGAAGGACCCTTGCAGCTGTGGAATATCAGCACGAAGAAAAAGTTATATGATTTCAAGGGTTGGGAGTCACCGGTACGTTGCTGTGTTTCTTCACCTGCTCTGGATATGGTTGCAGTCGGTTGCTCCGATGGAACAATTCATGTTCACAATATACGATATGATGAAGAGTTGATGTCTTTCAACCATCAAATTCGTGGTGCTGTAACTGCCCTGTCATTTCGAACAG ATGGGCAGCCCCTTCTAGCTTCTGGAGGTTCCTCGGGTGTTATTAGCATTTGGAATCTTGAGAAAAGAAGGCTGCACTCTGTGATTAGGGAGGCCCATGATGGTTCTATAGTATCACTTCATTTTTTCGCCAATGAACCTATTTTGATGAGCTCAGCAGCTGATAATTCAATCAAA ATGTGGATATTTGATAATAATGAAGGAGATGCCCGTCTGTTACGATTTCGAAGTGGACATAGTGCTCCACCTCGGTGCATAAG ATTCTATGGCAATGGAAAATCCATCTTATCTGCTGGTCAAGATCGTGCCTTTCGTCTTTTCTCTGTTGTTCAG GATCAACAAAGCAGAGAGCTTTCTCAACGGCATGTGTCAAAAAGAGCAAAAAAGCTCAAAGTAAAG GAGGCAGAGATCAAGCTAAAACCAGTTATTGCATTTGATTGTG CTGAGATACGAGCTCGTGATTGGTGTAATGTTGTTACATGCCACGTGGATACTCCAAAGGCATATGTATGGCGTCTTCAGAATTTTGTTATAGGCGAACATATTCTGACACCATCATCAGGCTCGCAGTCGCCGATTAAG GCTTGTGCGATAAGTGCATGTGGTAATTTTACTGTTTTGGGCACCGAAGGTGGTTGGATTGAAAAATTTAACCTTCAATCTGGGATAAGTCGTGCTAGTTACATTGATGGCTCGCTGGCATTGCAATCTGCACATGAGGGTGAAGTTGTTGGATTAGCTTGTGATGCTACAAATGGCTCTCTGATTAGTGCTGGATACCGTGGTGATATTAAG GTGTGGGATTTTAAAAGTTGCAAGCTAAAATCCAAGTTCAATGTTGGTAAATCTGTAACTAAGATTGCATATCACCGGGCAAATG GTCTTCTTGCTACTGTAGCGGATGATATGGTACTTGTATTGTTCGATACAGTGTCGTTGAAAATGGTTCGCAGATTTGAAGGACATACAGACCGTATCACTGATCTGTGTTTCAGTGAGGATGGAAAATGGCTGATCTCGTCAAGTATGGATGGGACACTCAGAATATGGGATATCAGTTTAGCAAGACAGATAGATGCGATGCATGTTGATGTATCTATAACATCTGTCTCGATGTCTCCTAATATGGATGTGCTGGCAACTACCCATGTTGATCAAAATGGCGTGTATCTTTG GATCAATCAAGCTTTGTTCTCACCCTCGACAAATGTTGATAGCTATGCAAGTGGTAAACATGTCCGGAATGTGCTTTTGCCAACTGTTTCATCTGCCGAAAGATCTGAGGAAGAAGAATCCATTCAAAATTCTCAAGATGCGAACCAATCTAACATTAAACCTTTTGTCATAACAAATCATCAAATACCAAATATGATCACACTGTCATTGCTCCCAAGGAGTCAATGGCAAAGTTTGACAAATCTTGACATTATAAAG GTTCGAAACAAGCCGGTCGAGCCACCTAAGAAACCCGAGAAGGCGCCTTTTTTCTTGCCCTCAGTTCCATCCCTTTCTGGGGATATATTGTTTGACCCCCCTGCCAGTAAAGAAACAGATGACAGCACTACCGATGGCACTAGTCATAAAACGATGGCTGATCTCTCCTCACACTTCAGTCAACTTTTACAATCATGTGGGGAACTTCAAAACT ATTCAGCGTTTACTGACTACCTAAAAGGCCTATCCCCATCATCTCTAGACATGGAACTACGAATGCTACAGATAATagatgacgatgacgacgacgacgagatggaagatgaggaggaaccaaggccTGAGCTTGAATCCATTTCACTGCTGTTGGACTACTTCATTCATGAGCTTTCCTGCAGGAACAACTTCGAGTTTGTTCAAGCTGTTCTGAAATTGTTTCTGAAG ATACATGGCGAGACAATACGGCGCCGCTCGATGCTTCAGGACAAAGTGAAGAAAATTCTAGATGTCCAGAGCTTAGTTTGGCAGAAGATTGACAAGATGTTTCAGAGCACACGGTGCATGGTCACATTCCTCAGCAACTCACAGTTTTAG
- the LOC139834050 gene encoding U3 small nucleolar RNA-associated protein 21 homolog, whose translation MERLQRYENFVIGEHILTPSSGSQSPIKACAISACGNFTVLGTEGGWIEKFNLQSGISRASYIDGSLALQSAHEGEVVGLACDATNGSLISAGYRGDIKVWDFKSCKLKSKFNVGKSVTKIAYHRANGLLATVADDMVLVLFDTVSLKMVRRFEGHTDRITDLCFSEDGKWLISSSMDGTLRIWDISLARQIDAMHVDVSITSVSMSPNMDVLATTHVDQNGVYLWINQALFSPSTNVDSYASGKHVRNVLLPTVSSAERSEEEESIQNSQDANQSNIKPFVITNHQIPNMITLSLLPRSQWQSLTNLDIIKVRNKPVEPPKKSEKAPFFLPSVPSLSGDILFEPPASKETDDSTTDGTSHKTMADLSSHFSQLLQSCGELQNYSAFTDYLKGLSPSSLDMELRMLQIIDDDDDDEMEDEEEPRPELESISLLLDYFIHELSCRNNFEFVQAVLKLFLKIHGETIRRHSMLQDKVKKILDVQSLVWQKIDKMFQSTRCMVTFLSNSQF comes from the exons ATGGAGAG GCTCCAACGTTATGAGAATTTTGTTATAGGCGAACATATTCTGACACCATCATCAGGCTCGCAGTCGCCGATTAAG GCTTGTGCGATAAGTGCATGTGGTAATTTTACTGTTTTGGGCACCGAAGGTGGTTGGATTGAAAAATTTAACCTTCAATCTGGGATAAGTCGTGCTAGTTACATTGATGGCTCGCTGGCATTGCAATCTGCACATGAGGGTGAAGTTGTTGGATTAGCTTGTGATGCTACAAATGGCTCTCTGATTAGTGCTGGATACCGTGGTGATATTAAG GTGTGGGATTTTAAAAGTTGCAAGCTAAAATCCAAGTTCAATGTTGGTAAATCTGTAACTAAGATTGCATATCACCGGGCAAATG GTCTTCTTGCTACTGTAGCGGATGATATGGTACTTGTATTGTTCGATACAGTGTCGTTGAAAATGGTTCGCAGATTTGAAGGACATACAGACCGTATCACTGATCTGTGTTTCAGTGAGGATGGAAAATGGCTGATCTCGTCAAGTATGGATGGGACACTCAGAATATGGGATATCAGTTTAGCAAGACAGATAGATGCGATGCATGTTGATGTATCTATAACATCTGTCTCGATGTCTCCTAATATGGATGTGCTGGCAACTACCCATGTTGATCAAAATGGCGTGTATCTTTG GATCAATCAAGCTTTGTTCTCACCCTCGACAAATGTTGATAGCTATGCAAGTGGTAAACATGTCCGGAATGTGCTTTTGCCAACTGTTTCATCTGCCGAAAGATCTGAGGAAGAAGAATCCATTCAAAATTCTCAAGATGCGAACCAATCTAACATTAAACCTTTTGTCATAACGAATCATCAAATACCAAATATGATCACACTGTCATTGCTCCCAAGGAGTCAATGGCAAAGTTTGACAAATCTTGACATTATAAAG GTTCGAAACAAGCCGGTCGAGCCACCTAAGAAATCCGAGAAGGCGCCTTTTTTCTTGCCCTCAGTTCCATCCCTTTCTGGGGATATATTGTTTGAGCCCCCTGCCAGTAAAGAAACAGATGACAGCACTACCGATGGCACTAGTCATAAAACGATGGCTGATCTCTCCTCACACTTCAGTCAACTTTTACAATCATGTGGGGAACTTCAAAACT ATTCAGCGTTTACTGACTACCTAAAAGGCCTATCCCCATCATCTCTAGACATGGAACTACGAATGCTACAGATAATagatgacgatgacgacgacgagatggaagatgaggaggaaccaaggccTGAGCTTGAATCCATTTCACTGCTGTTGGACTACTTCATTCATGAGCTTTCCTGCAGGAACAACTTCGAGTTTGTTCAAGCTGTTCTGAAATTGTTTCTGAAG ATACATGGCGAGACAATACGGCGCCACTCGATGCTTCAGGACAAAGTGAAGAAAATTCTAGATGTCCAGAGCTTAGTTTGGCAGAAGATTGACAAGATGTTTCAGAGCACACGGTGCATGGTCACATTCCTCAGCAACTCACAGTTTTAG